In the Streptomyces formicae genome, one interval contains:
- a CDS encoding alpha/beta fold hydrolase, which produces MRTRTRGTLAAVTAGAALLSLVACSSGERGEQGGQGSQGTEKRGAERQQRIGWKPCPADATEGAPKGAECGTVRVPVDWTAPGGEKLDVAVVRRKATRKDQRIGTLMFLPGGPGNSGVQNVAQTKEWGGAEHRFDIVSFDPRGTGLSSPVQCPAGPLAEMITDKRPATTPGDFGRLKKRATALAAGCARASGAVTGHTDASSVSRDMDAIRAALGADRISLYGHSYGTVYGQRYAAMHGDRVRAAVLDGVMDPAIGRRAFGVTGAKALEGAFGEFARWCERSRDCELGERDAWRVYEGLAARAAGGKLRNGGKDVPLAELNGTIDAMLLTPSWPAAAQYLHALDTGKPWETDEGDAPPDEKLLPGADLSVCADLSLRAPNAAAYLADRRAAHEAAPRFGYSPNTVSYANLCQGLPAPEGPSTEQVRTDTPLLLIGARYDNATPLDWARSAQRRLGDRAALVEVKGWGHAVKIFNGGAERDTVLRYLTDLDVPKPGTVIDGATPPGA; this is translated from the coding sequence ATGCGAACGCGCACGCGAGGAACGCTCGCGGCCGTGACGGCGGGCGCCGCCCTGCTCTCGCTGGTGGCCTGCTCGTCGGGCGAGCGGGGCGAGCAGGGCGGCCAGGGCAGTCAGGGCACCGAGAAGCGCGGAGCCGAGCGGCAGCAGCGGATCGGCTGGAAGCCCTGTCCGGCCGACGCGACGGAGGGCGCGCCCAAGGGCGCCGAGTGCGGCACCGTCCGCGTCCCCGTGGACTGGACCGCGCCGGGCGGCGAGAAGCTCGACGTCGCGGTGGTGCGCAGGAAGGCGACCCGCAAGGACCAGCGCATCGGCACCCTGATGTTCCTGCCCGGCGGACCCGGCAACTCCGGTGTCCAGAACGTGGCGCAGACCAAGGAGTGGGGCGGCGCCGAACACCGCTTCGACATCGTCAGCTTCGACCCGCGCGGCACCGGCCTCAGCAGCCCCGTCCAGTGCCCCGCGGGACCGCTGGCCGAGATGATCACGGACAAGCGGCCCGCCACGACGCCCGGCGACTTCGGGCGGCTGAAGAAGCGCGCCACCGCCCTGGCCGCAGGCTGTGCCCGTGCGTCCGGAGCGGTGACCGGGCACACCGACGCGAGCAGCGTCAGCCGCGACATGGACGCCATCCGCGCCGCGCTCGGCGCGGACCGGATCTCCCTCTACGGTCATTCGTACGGCACGGTCTACGGCCAGCGCTATGCCGCGATGCACGGCGACCGGGTGCGCGCCGCCGTCCTCGACGGCGTCATGGACCCCGCGATCGGCCGCCGGGCCTTCGGCGTCACCGGGGCGAAGGCGCTGGAGGGCGCCTTCGGCGAGTTCGCCCGGTGGTGCGAGCGCTCGCGCGACTGCGAGCTGGGGGAGCGGGACGCCTGGCGGGTGTACGAGGGCCTCGCCGCGCGGGCCGCCGGAGGGAAGCTGCGCAACGGCGGCAAGGACGTGCCGCTCGCCGAGCTCAACGGCACGATCGACGCGATGCTCCTCACCCCGTCCTGGCCCGCCGCCGCCCAGTACCTTCACGCCCTGGACACCGGGAAGCCGTGGGAGACGGACGAGGGCGACGCCCCGCCCGACGAGAAGCTGCTGCCCGGCGCCGATCTGTCCGTCTGCGCCGATCTGAGCCTGCGCGCCCCGAACGCCGCGGCCTACCTCGCCGACCGGCGGGCGGCCCACGAGGCCGCGCCCCGCTTCGGCTACTCCCCGAACACCGTGTCGTACGCGAACCTCTGCCAGGGCCTCCCCGCCCCCGAAGGCCCGTCGACGGAGCAGGTCCGCACGGACACGCCCCTGCTCCTGATCGGCGCCCGGTACGACAACGCGACGCCGCTGGACTGGGCGCGTTCCGCGCAGCGGCGGCTCGGGGACCGGGCGGCGCTCGTCGAGGTGAAGGGCTGGGGCCACGCCGTGAAGATCTTCAACGGCGGTGCCGAGCGGGACACGGTCCTGCGGTACCTCACGGACCTCGACGTGCCGAAGCCCGGAACCGTCATCGACGGAGCCACCCCACCCGGAGCCTAG
- a CDS encoding radical SAM protein, with translation MPSRSENRTELIESLMERFPNVPREAVIKEDLLRGGIAFDESALSDNEGGEVKPKSYFIFSFDHGTLPELGAAALRRPPEEIVLTGGPYELRRTVVSVRVNPASPYRVAADDDGVLGLYLDGARISDVGLPPMPDYYRHTLENGKSVMEVAPTIQWGYLIYLTVFRVCQYFGAKEECQYCDINHNWRQQKAAGRPYTGVKPMDEVLEALAIIDKYDTNKSSTAYTLTGGAITTQLQGKDEADFYGQYAKAIEERFPGRWIGKVVAQALPKADVQRFHDYGVRIYHPNYEVWDPYLFERYCPGKERYVGRDEWHRRILDSADVFGPRNVIPNFVAGVEMAEPFGFKTVGEAIDSTVEGLQYFMSRGITPRFTTWCPEPTTPLGKANPQGAPLEYHVRLLEAYRATMEANGLSSPPGYGPAGPGNAVFSVSSFMDSLPAEKAAPEDAVIPATPQ, from the coding sequence ATGCCAAGCCGCAGCGAGAACCGTACCGAGCTCATCGAGTCACTCATGGAGCGGTTCCCGAACGTGCCGCGGGAAGCCGTGATCAAGGAGGACCTGCTGCGCGGCGGGATCGCCTTCGACGAGTCGGCGCTCAGCGACAACGAGGGCGGCGAGGTCAAGCCGAAGTCGTACTTCATCTTCTCCTTCGACCACGGCACCCTGCCCGAACTGGGCGCCGCGGCCCTGCGCCGCCCGCCCGAGGAGATCGTCCTCACCGGCGGCCCCTACGAACTGCGCCGCACCGTCGTCTCGGTCCGCGTGAACCCGGCGTCGCCCTACCGGGTCGCGGCCGACGACGACGGAGTGCTCGGCCTCTACCTGGACGGCGCGCGGATCTCCGACGTCGGCCTGCCGCCGATGCCGGACTACTACCGGCACACCCTGGAGAACGGCAAGTCCGTGATGGAGGTGGCGCCCACCATCCAGTGGGGCTACCTGATCTACCTGACGGTCTTCCGGGTCTGCCAGTACTTCGGCGCCAAGGAGGAGTGCCAGTACTGCGACATCAACCACAACTGGCGCCAGCAGAAGGCGGCGGGCCGCCCCTACACCGGTGTGAAGCCGATGGACGAGGTCCTCGAAGCCCTCGCCATCATCGACAAGTACGACACGAACAAGTCCTCCACCGCGTACACGCTCACCGGTGGCGCCATCACCACGCAGCTCCAGGGCAAGGACGAGGCCGACTTCTACGGCCAGTACGCGAAGGCCATCGAGGAGCGCTTCCCCGGCCGCTGGATCGGCAAGGTCGTCGCCCAGGCCCTGCCCAAGGCGGACGTGCAGCGCTTCCACGACTACGGCGTGCGGATCTACCACCCCAACTACGAGGTGTGGGACCCGTACCTGTTCGAGCGCTACTGCCCCGGCAAGGAGCGCTACGTCGGCCGTGACGAGTGGCACCGCCGCATCCTGGACTCCGCAGACGTCTTCGGGCCGCGCAACGTCATCCCGAACTTCGTGGCGGGCGTGGAGATGGCGGAGCCCTTCGGCTTCAAGACCGTCGGCGAGGCCATCGACTCCACCGTCGAGGGCCTGCAGTACTTCATGTCGCGCGGCATCACGCCCCGCTTCACCACCTGGTGCCCGGAGCCCACGACGCCGCTGGGCAAGGCCAATCCGCAGGGCGCCCCGCTGGAGTACCACGTGCGGCTCCTTGAGGCCTACCGCGCGACGATGGAGGCCAACGGCCTTTCCTCGCCCCCCGGTTACGGCCCCGCCGGACCCGGCAACGCGGTGTTCTCGGTGAGCTCCTTCATGGACAGCCTGCCCGCGGAGAAGGCCGCTCCGGAGGACGCCGTTATCCCGGCGACGCCCCAGTAG
- a CDS encoding SDR family NAD(P)-dependent oxidoreductase: protein MQHHPVTVVTGGSRGIGAAVSARLAQEGHDVAIGYRSDEAAAAKAADAVRAAGRCCVTVQVDTADEAAVDRLFDTAAAELGPVTGLVNNAGVSGPVGPLADADAEGMRRALDVNVLGYLLCARRAVRDLKANGGGAIVNVSSAAATLGAPGEYVHYAAAKGAVDTLTVGLAKEVAGDGIRVNAVAPGVIWTEFHADPERPAKLADGIPMGRSGRPEEIAAAVSWLLSADASYATGTVLRVAGGR from the coding sequence GTGCAGCACCACCCCGTCACCGTCGTCACCGGCGGCAGCCGAGGCATCGGCGCGGCTGTCAGCGCCCGTCTCGCCCAGGAAGGGCACGACGTCGCCATCGGCTACCGCTCCGACGAGGCCGCCGCGGCGAAGGCGGCCGACGCCGTCCGCGCCGCGGGCCGCTGCTGCGTCACCGTCCAGGTCGACACCGCCGACGAGGCCGCCGTCGACCGTCTCTTCGACACCGCTGCCGCCGAACTCGGCCCCGTCACGGGCCTGGTCAACAACGCGGGAGTGAGCGGGCCCGTCGGGCCGCTCGCCGACGCCGACGCCGAGGGCATGCGCCGCGCGCTCGACGTGAACGTCCTCGGCTATCTGCTCTGCGCCCGGCGCGCGGTGCGGGACCTGAAGGCGAACGGCGGCGGCGCGATCGTGAACGTCTCGTCCGCCGCCGCCACGCTCGGCGCCCCCGGCGAGTACGTGCACTACGCGGCGGCCAAGGGCGCCGTCGACACCCTGACCGTCGGCCTTGCCAAGGAGGTCGCGGGGGACGGCATCCGCGTCAACGCCGTTGCCCCGGGCGTCATCTGGACCGAGTTCCACGCGGACCCCGAGCGCCCCGCGAAGCTCGCCGACGGCATTCCGATGGGGCGCTCGGGCCGGCCGGAGGAGATCGCGGCGGCCGTCTCCTGGCTGCTCTCCGCCGATGCCTCCTACGCGACGGGCACGGTCCTGCGGGTCGCGGGCGGCCGCTGA